The sequence CACGACTGGACCGAGCCCCAGTCGTGCCCGACCAGGTGCACCGGCCGGTCCGGGCTGACCGCGTCCACCACCGCCAGGAAGTCGTCGGTGAGCTTGGCCAGCGTGAAACCGCCGCGCAGCGGCTGGGGTGCCGTGGAGCGGCCGTGGCCCCGGACGTCGTACAGCACCACGTGGAAGCGGCCGGCGAGGCGGCCTGCCACCTCCGACCAGACCTCCTTGCTGTCCGGATAGCCGTGCACCAGCACCACCGTCGGCCGCTGCGGATCGCCCAGCTCGGCCACGCACAGCTCGACCCCGCCGGTCGCCACCCGGCGCTCCCGCGCACCTTTCAGCGTCACTTCTCCTCCGCCCAGCGCCGCACGTGCGGCAGATCGTCGTCCAGCCAGAACGCGCTCTGTCCGGGGTCCTTGGAGTCGGTGACCACGAGGATCTCCTCGAACTTCGCGCCCGTACCCCTGAAGCCGAGGTGCGGTTCGACCGCCCACAGGCCCGGCTGCGGCGGGTGGTCGGAGAAGCGGTACGGCGACCACAGGGGCGACCAGCCCTCGCGGTGGCCGTGCAGCGCGTCGGCGGCCAGGCCCTTCAGGGACTGGGTGCCGAACCCGAAGAGGTGGGGCGAGAAGCGGCGCTGCCTCACCCGGTCCACCTTGTGGGCGATCACACCGAACGGGTACGCGCGATGCCGGTTGGCGTAGCCCTGGCGGACCATGAGCCGGTCCACGTCCTCGTAGATCTCGCGCAGCGGGCGCCGCTCGCGCACCTCGCGCAGGATCAGCTCCCGGTGCGCCTCCAGGTCGGCCATCAGCCGGTCCTGCACCGGGTTGGCGCCCAGCGAGCCCGAGTAGCCGATGTCCGCCGTGTATCCCTCGTAGACCGGCGCCATGTCCAGGATGAACGGCATCCCGGGCTCCAGGGCACGGTCGGTCGGGAAGAACTGCAGGGGGATGCGGAAGTTCACGAACGCCGTGCGGTCGCCGAACCAGGCGAACGGCAGATGGAACCAGTCCCGCACCCCGCGCTCGCGCAGCCACTCGCGCTGCATCCGGGCCGCCTCACGCTCGGTCACGCCCGGCTCGAGGCGTGCCGCGACCGCCTCCGCGCACTCGTAGGCGAGGCGCTGCACCCGCCTGAACCCCCGCAGCTCCACGGAGAGTTCGCTGCTCACTGCCGTCGTCATGCCGCCTCGTCCCGTCGTGCCGCCGACCCGCCCGCCGGCTGCGGTACTCGTCCGTAACTTGACACTGGTGAATGTGACAGTTGTTAGAGGTGGCGTCAATAGGAGGCGCGGCAGGCTGTGGAAAACCCGCGGTAACCCTTAGGCAGGGCATCCCTTAGGGACCCGTAATACCTGGGTCTGACGCCAAGACGGCTCTGAGGTCTGACGACCGGCGTGGCCCGCATCACTACGGTCGTATGCGTGACTGTGATCGCGACCGAAAGCCTGAGCAAGCGGTTCCCCCGGGTGACCGCTCTCGACCGGCTGTCCATGGACATCGGACCCGGTGTGACCGGACTCGTCGGAGCCAACGGCGCCGGCAAGTCCACCCTGATCAAGATCCTGCTGGGTCTGTCCCCCGCCACGGAGGGCCGTGCCGAGGTGCTCGGCCTCGACGTCGCCACCAAGGGCGGCGCCATCCGCGAGCGCGTCGGATACATGCCGGAGCACGACTGCCTGCCGCCCGACGTCTCGGCCACCGAGTTCGTCGTCCACATGGCGCGCATGTCCGGCCTGCCGCCGACCGCCGCCCGCGAGCGCACCGCGGACACCCTGCGCCACGTAGGCCTGTACGAGGAGCGCTACCGCCCCATCGGCGGCTACTCCACGGGCATGAAGCAGCGGGTGAAGCTCGCCCAGGCGCTGGTGCACGACCCGCAGCTGGTGTTCCTGGACGAGCCGACCAACGGCCTCGACCCGGTCGGCCGGGACGAGATGCTCGGCCTGATCCGCCGTATCCACACCGACTTCGGCATCTCGGTCCTGGTCACCTCCCACCTGCTGGGCGAGCTGGAGCGCACCTGCGACCACGTCGTCGTCATCGACGGCGGCAAGCTCCTGCGCTCCAGCTCCACCACCGACTTCACGCAGACCACGACCACCCTCGCGATCGAGGTCACCGACAGCGAGAGGCACCCCGACGGTACCCGCGCGGTCCGCGAGGCGCTCCACGCGCGCGGGGTCGACACGCAGAACGAAGGCGCCGGACTGCCCGGCGCGGGACACATCCTGCTGCTGACCGCCGAGGGCGAGGAGACCTACGACCTCGTCCGGGACGTCGTCGCCGACCTCGGCCTCGGCCTGGTCCGCATGGAGCAGCGCCGCCACCACATCTCCGAGGTGTTCACCGGCGACGACGGGCACAGCAGCGGCGAGCAGCGGAAGGAGGCCGTCGGACATGGCGGTTGAGCACCCCCCGGCGGCCCCGGCCGGCGACCAGACCCGCATCCACGACATCGGCTACCGCGGCTACGACGGCCCCCGCCTCGGCCGCGCCTACGCCCGCCGCTCGCTGTACGCGCAGTCCCTGCGCGGCTCCTACGGCCTCGGCCGCTCGGCCAAGTCCAAGGTGCTGCCGATGCTGCTGTTCGCGGTGATGTGCGTGCCCGCCGCCATCATGGTGGCCGTCGCGGTCTTCACGAAGGCGCACGAACTGCCGGTGGCCTACACCCGCTACGCGATCATGCTGCAGGCCGTGATCAGCCTGTACGTCGCCGCGCAGGCACCCCAGTCCGTCTCGCGCGACCTGCGCTTCAAGACCGTACCGCTGTACTTCTCGCGGCCCATCGAGACCGCCGACTACGTCCGCGCCAAGTTCGCGGCGCTCGCGTCGGCGATCTTCATCCTGACCGCCGCTCCCCTGCTCGTGATGTACGTGGGCGCGCTGCTGGCCAAGCTGGGCTTCGCCCACCAGACGAAGGAATTCGCCGAGGGACTGGTCTCCGTGGCGCTGCTCTCGCTGCTGTTCGCCGGCATCGGCCTGGTCATCGCCGCCGTCACCCCGCGCCGGGGCTTCGGCATCGCCGCCGTGATCGCTGTGATGATCATCTCCTACGGCGCGGTCTCCACGCTGCAGGCCATCGCCAACGTGCAGAACCACACCTCGGCCATCCCGTGGATCGGCCTGTTCTCGCCCGTCACGCTCATCGACGGCGTCCAGTCGGCCTTCCTCGGCGCCACCGCCCGCAACCCCGGAGCCGTGAACCCGTCCGCCGGACAGGGCGTGGTCTACGTCCTGGTCGTGCTCGCCCTCATCGCCGGCAGCTACGGCCTGCTGATGCGCCGCTACAAGAAGGTGGGACTGTGACCACGCTCAGCATCGACCACGTCTCCCGCTGGTTCGGCAACGTGGTCGCCGTCAACGACGTCACCATGACGATCGGTCCCGGCGTCACCGGTCTGCTCGGCCCCAACGGCGCCGGAAAGTCCACCCTGATCAACATGATGGGCGGCTTCCTCGCTCCCTCCACCGGCACGGTCACCCTCGACGGACAGCCGGTGTGGCGCAACGAGGCCATCTACCAGCACATCGGCATCGTCCCCGAGCGCGAGGCGATGTACGACTTCCTCACCGGCCGCGAGTTCGTCGTCGCCAACGCCGAGTTGCACGGCCTCGGCGCCAAGGCGGCTCAAAAGGCCCTGGCCACGGTCGAGATGGAGTACGCGCAGGACCGGAAGATCTCGACGTACTCCAAGGGCATGCGCCAGCGCGTGAAGATGGCGAGCGCGCTGGTCCACGAGCCGTCGCTGCTCCTGCTGGACGAGCCGTTCAACGGCATGGACCCGCGTCAGCGCATGCAACTGATGGACCTGCTGCGGAAGATGGGCGACGAGGGCCGCACGGTGCTGTTCTCCTCGCACATCCTCGAAGAGGTCGAGCAGCTCGCCCGGCACATCGAGGTCGTCGTCGCGGGCAGGCACGCGGCCAGTGGCGACTTCCGCAAGATCCGCCGGCTGATGACCGACCGCCCGCACCGCTACCTGGTCCGCTCCAGCGACGACCGCGCCCTCGCGGCCGCGCTGATCGCCGACCCCTCGACGGCCGGCATCGAGGTCGATCACAGCGAGGGCGCGCTGCGCGTCCAGGCCGTCGACTTCGGCCGTTTCACCACTCTGCTGCCGAAGGTCGCCCGGGACCACGGCATCCGGCTCCTCACGGTCTCGCCGTCCGACGAGTCCCTCGAGTCCGTCTTCTCTTACCTGGTCGCGGCGTAGGAGGCCGAAGATGTACGACCCCACTGTCGCCCGGCTCACCTACCGGGCCCTGCTCGGCCGTCGCCGGGCCCTCATCCTCGGCGCGCTGCCGCTGCTGCTGATCGTGCTCTCCGTGGCCGTCCGGGCTCTGACCGGAGCCGACGACCAGACCGCGGCCGATGTCCTCGGCGGCTTCGCGATCGCCACGATGGTGCCGATCGTCGGCGTCATCGCGGGCACCGGCGCGATCGGGCCGGAGATCGACGACGGCTCCGTCGTCTACCTGCTGTCCAAGCCGCTGAAGCGGCCCGCGATCATCTTCACCAAACTGATCGTCGCCATCGCCGTGACCATGGTCTTCTCGGCGGTTCCGACCCTGATCGCCGGCCTGATCCTCAACGGCAACGGCCAGCAGATCGCCGTCGCCTACACGATCGCCGCGCTGGTCTCCTCCATCGCGTACTCGGCGCTGTTCCTGCTGCTCGGCACGGTCTCCCGGCATGCCGTGGTCTTCGGGCTCGTCTACGCGCTGGTCTGGGAGGCGCTGTTCGGCTCCCTGGTGCCCGGCGCGCGCACGCTCAGCGTCCAGCAGTGGTCGCTGGCCGTCGCCCACAAGGTCGCCGGCGGGGACCTCGTGACCTCCACCGTGGGCCTGCCGACGGCCACCGTGCTGCTGGTGGCGGTCACCGTGCTGGCGACCTGGTACGCCGGCCAGAAGCTGCGGGCGCTGAAGCTGACGGGCGAGGAGTAGGCCTCCGGCGGCCTGACGGGGGCTTCACGTCGGCCTGGGCACACTGGACAAAGCGGATGACCGGCTAGGAGGCCGCTGATGGCAGAGGAGACACCGGGAACCGAGGGCCGCGGGCGGTCCGGGGACGAGGTCTGGGACGGTCTGGACGGCCTGGTCCTGGACGAGGCCTTCATACGCGGCGCCGAGACCTCCGAGCCGTCCGCACGGGCCCGTATGCTCGCCGCCCGCTGGCGCGCCGAGGAACCCGAGCCCCAGCCGTGGCGATCCGACGAGCCGCCGGCGGGCTGGTTCTTCAGCAGGGCGCGGCGCCGCAGGTGGCGCCGCCGGTAATTCGGTGGCACGCAACTCGGCGGCGGGGCACAGTGGTTGTGCCCCATCCGCCGGGAGTGTCCCGGCGCTGTGATCCGGGAGTGGAGGCGGGCGATGCCCATGCACGGCAGTACGCCCGGCTCCCGACAGGGCGGTCCGAGGCCGGCTCCGGTGTAGTTACCCCGCCGTGGAGCCACAGGAACCGTCCGGGGCGGCCGCTTCGAGCACGCGATGTGTCTCTCGCGTGGGCCGCCTTCCCTGTGGCCCCCTCTTGCCAGGGGGCACCCTCCGCTGGGGTGGCCGGGTGAGTCGCGCGACCCGGCGCCGCGAGGCGCCGCTGCGCCCACCTGTGCCGCCCCAGCGGCACGACCGCGCCCGCGGCTACGCCGGCTGCGCCAGCAACCGCTCCAGCACCACCGCGATGCCGTCCTCCTCGTTGGAGGCCGTCACCTCGTCGGCCACCTCGCGGAGCGCCTCGTGCGCGTTGGCCATGGCCACCGACCGGGATGCCCAGGCGAACATCGGGATGTCGTTGGGCATGTCGCCGAAGGCGATCGTGTCCGCGGCCTTCAGGCCGAGGCGGCGGGCCGCCAGGGACAGGCCCGTGGCCTTGGACAGGCCGAGCGGGAGCAGTTCCACTATGCCCTCGCCCGCCATGGCCACGGTGACGAAGCCGCCCGCCGCGCGCCGGGCCGCCTCCGCCAGGTCGTCGTCGGACAGCGTGGGGTGCTGTATGTAGATCTTGTTCAGCGGTGCCGTCCAGAGGTCGGAGGCATCCGTGAAGGGGATCGCGGGGAGCCTGCCCGTGACCGCGTAACCCGGACCCACCAGCACCTCGCCGTCCAGGCCGTCCCGGCTGGCCGCCAGGTACAGCGGGCCCACCTCCGCCTCGATCTTGGCCAGAGCCACGCCCGCCAGCTGCCGGTCCAGGGTGACGGAGGTCAGCAGGCGGTGCGCGCCGGCGTCGTAGACCTGTGCGCCCTGGCCGCAGACGGCGAGGCCGTCGTAGCCGAGGTCGTCCAGGATGTGCCGGGTCCAGGGGACCGCGCGGCCGGTGACGACGATGTGGGCCGCGCCCGCCGCGGTGGCCGCGGCGAGCGCGTCACGGGTGCGCTGCGAGACCGACTCGTCGGAGCGCAGGAGCGTTCCGTCGAGGTCGGTGGCGATCAGCCGGTACGGGAAGCCGGTCACTTGGCGACCGGCTCAAGGACCTCTCGGCCGCCCAGGTACGGGCGCAGCACCTCGGGGACCCGGACGGAGCCGTCGGCCTGCTGGTGGTTCTCCAGGATCGCCACGATGGTGCGCGGTACGGCGCACAGTGTGCCGTTGAGCGTGGCCAGCGGCTTGACCTGCTTGCCGTCACGCATCCGGATCGACAGGCGGCGGGACTGGAACTCGGTGCAGTCCGAGGTCGAGGTCAGCTCGCGGTACTTGCCCTGGGTGGGGATCCACGCCTCACAGTCGAACTTGCGGGCGGCCGAGGCGCCGAGGTCGGCGGTGGCGACGTCGATCACGCGGAACGGCAGCTCCAGCGAGGTCAGCCACTGCTTCTCCCACTCCAGCAGGCGCTGGTGCTCGGCCTGGGAGTCCTCGGGCGTGACGTACGAGAACATCTCGACCTTGTCGAACTGGTGCACCCGGAAGATGCCCCGGGTGTCCTTGCCGTGCGAGCCGGCCTCGCGGCGGAAGCAGGGCGAGAAGCCCGCGTACCGCATCGGCAGCTTGTCGGCGTCGATGATCTCGTCCATGTGGTAGGCCGCCAGCGGGACCTCGGACGTGCCGACCAGGTACAGGTCGTCCTTGTCGAGGTGGTAGACGTCCTGGGCCGCCTGGCCGAGGAAGCCGGTGCCCGCCATGGACTGCGGGCGCACCAGCGCCGGGGTGAGCATCGGCGTGAAGCCGGCAGCGGTCGCCTGGGCGAGCGCCGCGTTGACCAGGGCCAGTTCCAGCAGGGCGCCGACGCCGGTGAGGAAGTAGAAGCGGGAGCCGGAGACCTTGGCGCCGCGCTCGACGTCGATCGCGCCGAGCAGCTGGCCCAGCTCCAGGTGGTCCTTGGGCTCGAAGCCCTCGGCACCGAAGTCACGGATCGTGCCGTGCGTCTCCAGCGTGACGAAGTCCTCCTCGCCGCCGACGGGCACGTCGGGGTGGACGAGGTTGCCGAGCCGGAGCAGCAGCTCCTGGGTCTCGGTGTCGGCCGCGTCGCGCTCGGCGTCTGCGGCCTTGACGTCGGCTTTCAGCTGCTCGGCGCGCCCCAGCAGCTCGGCCTTCTCGTCGCCGGTGGCCTTGGGGATGAGCTTGCCGAGCTGCTTCTGCTCGGCGCGCAGCTCGTCGAAGCGGACGCCGGAGGACCTGCGCCGCTCGTCGGCAGACAGGAGAGAGTCGACGAGCGCGACGTCCTCTCCACGGGCGCGCTGGGACGCGCGCACACGGTCGGGGTCCTCACGAAGCAGGCGAAGGTCAATCACGGGGCCAAGGCTACCGGTGCGGGGTTGCCGCTCACGAATCACTATTCCGTGGAGTTCTGATTCGCAGTGTTCGCCCGCTTACGTTCCGTTATGCGTAAATTGCGGTACGTGTCAGAACTCGTCAAGGGAAAGTGTCTCACTCCCTGGGACGAGGCACCCTCCGTATGCCGGGTTGACCGGATTCCCTTGTGGGGAACGGGACTTCGCGGCCTCGCTGTCCACAGGAATCCACACCCTTCGAAGAGTTATCCACAGGCTGTGTGGAAGGTCTGTGGATTTCGGAATTGATCACTCCGGAACTTCGCCGCGGACTGAAGAATTCCCAGGGCAAACCCGGGTGACACCCACTTTCGGGTGGAAAGCAGTCGCTCCAAAAGATGAATCAACGGAAACGGCTGGACGAAGGGTGAGGTGCCGGGTGGTGGCCGGGGCGAGGCCGCGAGGGGCGATTTGTCGACTGGCTCACGCACCCTTGTCGACTTGTCCCCAGGTCGAGAAGCGGACCTGTGGATAACTTCTGTGGATAACGATGATCTGCAGGTAGGACTGGCTAGAACCGGCCGTCCTGGCAGCGCGCCACCCAGTCCGACGCCGCCATGAACTCCTCGTCCGAGGTCCACGCCGGCGTCGGCCGGGCCTCGGACGGCGTGATGTCCGCGCGCGGGTAGGAGCCGAGGAAGCGCACCTGGAGACAGATCCGCTTCAGGCCCATCAGGGCCTCCGCCATCCGCCGGTCGGAGATATGACCCTCGGCGTCGATGCAGAAGCAGTAGTTGCCGATCCCGGCGCCGGTCGGCCGGGACTGCAGCAGCATGAGGTTGATGCCTCGCGAGGCGAACTCGCCGAGCAGGTCGCGCAGGCCGCCGGGGTGGTCGTCGCGCTGCCACAGCACCACCGAGGTCTTGTCGGCGCCGGTCGGCGCGGCGGGCCGGGCCGGGCGGCCGACCAGCACGAACCGGGTCTGCGCGTTCTCCGCGTCGTGGATCTCGGTCTCCAGGGCCTCCAGGCCGTACTTGGCGGCGGCGAACTCGCCCGCGAAGGCGGCGTCGTAGCGGCCCTCCTGGACCAGGCGGGCGGCGTCCGCGTTCGAGGCGGCCGACTCCCAGACCGCGTCCGGGAGGTGAGCCCGCAGCCAGTTGCGCACCTGCGGCTGGGCCGCCGGGTGGGCGGAGACCGTCTTGATGTCCGTGAGCTTCGTGCCCGGCCGGACCAGCAGGGCGAAGGTGATCGAGAGCAGTACCTCGCGGTAGATGGTCAGCGATTCGCCCGCGACCAGCTCGTCCAGGGTGGTGGTGATGCCGCCCTCGACGGAGTTCTCGATCGGCACGAACGCGGCCTCGGCCTCGCCCGTCCGCACCGCGTCCAGCGCGGACTGCACCGACACGTACGGGACGAGTTCCCGGGTGGCCGCTTCCGGGAGCGTCCGCAGGGCGACTTCGGTGAAGGTGCCCTCGGGGCCGAGATACGCATAGCTCGCTGGCATGTCCCTCACCCTAATGGCCGCAGACCGCCGCGGCTCGGGTGTCTCACAAGAGCCACTCGACCGGGTGGTTTCAACGCAGAAAGCCCAGTAAAATCGGTAAACCCCGTAATCCGCCGGATTCGGGCTAACCCTCCAGCAGCCGCTGCCCCACGTACTCGCCCTCGGCCGCCCCGCCCGGCACCGCGAACAGCCCGCTCGCCTCGTGCCGGATGAACTGCGACAGCGCGTCGCCCCGGTCGAGCTTGCGCTGCACGGGTACGAAGCCGCGCAGCGGGTCCGCCTGCCAGCACACGAAGAGCAGACCGGCGTCGGGCGTGCCGTCGGCGTCGAAGCCGTCGTGGTAGGAGAACGGGCGCCGCAGCATGGCCGCGCCGCCGTTCTTGTCGGGCCGGGTGATCCGGGCGTGCGCGTTGAGAGGGACGACGTACTCGCCCTTGGCGTCCGTCTTCTCGAGGTCCATCGGGGTCGTCTCGTCGCCCCCGGACAGCGGCGCGCCATTGGACTTGCGGCGCCCGATGACCGCCTCCTGGGCCGCGACCGACAGCTTCTCCCAGTCGTCCAGGAGCATCCGGATACGGCGTACGACGGCGTAGGAGCCGTTCGCCATCCAGGCGGGCTCGCCCGTGGCGGGCACGAAGACGCGCCGGTCGAAGTCGGGATCGGCGGGCTTCGGATTGCGGGTGCCGTCCAGCTGGCCCATGAGGTTGCGGGCCGTCATGGGGTGCGCGGTGGCGCCCGGGGTGCGGTTGAAGCCGTTCATCTGCCAGCGCAGCCGGGCCGCACCGCCCGCGTCCTTCTGGATCGCGCGCAGGGCGTGGAAGGCGACCAGGGCGTCGTTCGCGCCGATCTGCACCCACAGGTCGCCCTCGCCGCGTGCCTTGTCCAGGTGGTCGGAGGAGAAGTCCGGCAGCGGGTCCAGTGCGCTCGGCCGCTGCTGCTCCAGGCCCGTCCTGCCGAAGAAGCCGTGCCCGAAGCCGAAGGTGATCGTCAGTGAGGAGGGGCCGGCGTCACGGGCCACGTCGGTGTCGTCGTGGGGCGCGGCCTCGCCGGCCATCAGCCGCTCCGCCGTCGTCGACCAGCGGCGCAGCAGGGCCGCCGCCTCCTTGCGGCCGGCGCCCGCCGTCAGGTCGAAGGCGACGAGGTGGCCGCGTGCCTGGAGTCCCTCGGTGATGCCGGGCTGATGTTTCCCGTGAAACATCGCGCGGTCGGAGCCCACCGAGGTCAGCGGGGTGGCCTCGGCGGGCGCGGTGGCGTGGCCCACGGCCCCGCCGGCCGCGCCGAGCACGATCCCGGTGGCGCCGGCGGTGCCGAGCAGCGCGCGCCGGGAGATGCCGTGACCGCCCTCGGGGCCGGGCGCCGGAG comes from Streptomyces sp. FXJ1.172 and encodes:
- a CDS encoding ABC transporter ATP-binding protein gives rise to the protein MTTLSIDHVSRWFGNVVAVNDVTMTIGPGVTGLLGPNGAGKSTLINMMGGFLAPSTGTVTLDGQPVWRNEAIYQHIGIVPEREAMYDFLTGREFVVANAELHGLGAKAAQKALATVEMEYAQDRKISTYSKGMRQRVKMASALVHEPSLLLLDEPFNGMDPRQRMQLMDLLRKMGDEGRTVLFSSHILEEVEQLARHIEVVVAGRHAASGDFRKIRRLMTDRPHRYLVRSSDDRALAAALIADPSTAGIEVDHSEGALRVQAVDFGRFTTLLPKVARDHGIRLLTVSPSDESLESVFSYLVAA
- a CDS encoding ABC transporter permease, with product MAVEHPPAAPAGDQTRIHDIGYRGYDGPRLGRAYARRSLYAQSLRGSYGLGRSAKSKVLPMLLFAVMCVPAAIMVAVAVFTKAHELPVAYTRYAIMLQAVISLYVAAQAPQSVSRDLRFKTVPLYFSRPIETADYVRAKFAALASAIFILTAAPLLVMYVGALLAKLGFAHQTKEFAEGLVSVALLSLLFAGIGLVIAAVTPRRGFGIAAVIAVMIISYGAVSTLQAIANVQNHTSAIPWIGLFSPVTLIDGVQSAFLGATARNPGAVNPSAGQGVVYVLVVLALIAGSYGLLMRRYKKVGL
- a CDS encoding ABC transporter ATP-binding protein; translation: MIATESLSKRFPRVTALDRLSMDIGPGVTGLVGANGAGKSTLIKILLGLSPATEGRAEVLGLDVATKGGAIRERVGYMPEHDCLPPDVSATEFVVHMARMSGLPPTAARERTADTLRHVGLYEERYRPIGGYSTGMKQRVKLAQALVHDPQLVFLDEPTNGLDPVGRDEMLGLIRRIHTDFGISVLVTSHLLGELERTCDHVVVIDGGKLLRSSSTTDFTQTTTTLAIEVTDSERHPDGTRAVREALHARGVDTQNEGAGLPGAGHILLLTAEGEETYDLVRDVVADLGLGLVRMEQRRHHISEVFTGDDGHSSGEQRKEAVGHGG
- the pheA gene encoding prephenate dehydratase yields the protein MPASYAYLGPEGTFTEVALRTLPEAATRELVPYVSVQSALDAVRTGEAEAAFVPIENSVEGGITTTLDELVAGESLTIYREVLLSITFALLVRPGTKLTDIKTVSAHPAAQPQVRNWLRAHLPDAVWESAASNADAARLVQEGRYDAAFAGEFAAAKYGLEALETEIHDAENAQTRFVLVGRPARPAAPTGADKTSVVLWQRDDHPGGLRDLLGEFASRGINLMLLQSRPTGAGIGNYCFCIDAEGHISDRRMAEALMGLKRICLQVRFLGSYPRADITPSEARPTPAWTSDEEFMAASDWVARCQDGRF
- a CDS encoding HAD family hydrolase, translated to MTGFPYRLIATDLDGTLLRSDESVSQRTRDALAAATAAGAAHIVVTGRAVPWTRHILDDLGYDGLAVCGQGAQVYDAGAHRLLTSVTLDRQLAGVALAKIEAEVGPLYLAASRDGLDGEVLVGPGYAVTGRLPAIPFTDASDLWTAPLNKIYIQHPTLSDDDLAEAARRAAGGFVTVAMAGEGIVELLPLGLSKATGLSLAARRLGLKAADTIAFGDMPNDIPMFAWASRSVAMANAHEALREVADEVTASNEEDGIAVVLERLLAQPA
- a CDS encoding M24 family metallopeptidase: MTTAVSSELSVELRGFRRVQRLAYECAEAVAARLEPGVTEREAARMQREWLRERGVRDWFHLPFAWFGDRTAFVNFRIPLQFFPTDRALEPGMPFILDMAPVYEGYTADIGYSGSLGANPVQDRLMADLEAHRELILREVRERRPLREIYEDVDRLMVRQGYANRHRAYPFGVIAHKVDRVRQRRFSPHLFGFGTQSLKGLAADALHGHREGWSPLWSPYRFSDHPPQPGLWAVEPHLGFRGTGAKFEEILVVTDSKDPGQSAFWLDDDLPHVRRWAEEK
- the serS gene encoding serine--tRNA ligase; its protein translation is MIDLRLLREDPDRVRASQRARGEDVALVDSLLSADERRRSSGVRFDELRAEQKQLGKLIPKATGDEKAELLGRAEQLKADVKAADAERDAADTETQELLLRLGNLVHPDVPVGGEEDFVTLETHGTIRDFGAEGFEPKDHLELGQLLGAIDVERGAKVSGSRFYFLTGVGALLELALVNAALAQATAAGFTPMLTPALVRPQSMAGTGFLGQAAQDVYHLDKDDLYLVGTSEVPLAAYHMDEIIDADKLPMRYAGFSPCFRREAGSHGKDTRGIFRVHQFDKVEMFSYVTPEDSQAEHQRLLEWEKQWLTSLELPFRVIDVATADLGASAARKFDCEAWIPTQGKYRELTSTSDCTEFQSRRLSIRMRDGKQVKPLATLNGTLCAVPRTIVAILENHQQADGSVRVPEVLRPYLGGREVLEPVAK
- a CDS encoding SGM_3592 family protein → MAEETPGTEGRGRSGDEVWDGLDGLVLDEAFIRGAETSEPSARARMLAARWRAEEPEPQPWRSDEPPAGWFFSRARRRRWRRR
- a CDS encoding ABC transporter permease, whose amino-acid sequence is MYDPTVARLTYRALLGRRRALILGALPLLLIVLSVAVRALTGADDQTAADVLGGFAIATMVPIVGVIAGTGAIGPEIDDGSVVYLLSKPLKRPAIIFTKLIVAIAVTMVFSAVPTLIAGLILNGNGQQIAVAYTIAALVSSIAYSALFLLLGTVSRHAVVFGLVYALVWEALFGSLVPGARTLSVQQWSLAVAHKVAGGDLVTSTVGLPTATVLLVAVTVLATWYAGQKLRALKLTGEE
- the efeB gene encoding iron uptake transporter deferrochelatase/peroxidase subunit, with product MPDQSIPSARTSTQAAPAPGPEGGHGISRRALLGTAGATGIVLGAAGGAVGHATAPAEATPLTSVGSDRAMFHGKHQPGITEGLQARGHLVAFDLTAGAGRKEAAALLRRWSTTAERLMAGEAAPHDDTDVARDAGPSSLTITFGFGHGFFGRTGLEQQRPSALDPLPDFSSDHLDKARGEGDLWVQIGANDALVAFHALRAIQKDAGGAARLRWQMNGFNRTPGATAHPMTARNLMGQLDGTRNPKPADPDFDRRVFVPATGEPAWMANGSYAVVRRIRMLLDDWEKLSVAAQEAVIGRRKSNGAPLSGGDETTPMDLEKTDAKGEYVVPLNAHARITRPDKNGGAAMLRRPFSYHDGFDADGTPDAGLLFVCWQADPLRGFVPVQRKLDRGDALSQFIRHEASGLFAVPGGAAEGEYVGQRLLEG